The DNA sequence CTTGCATTAGAAATGAAGTTCTCCTTTGAACATATCAAGGCTGCTCTTGCAGACTTTGGCGGAACTGCAAGACGCTTTGAACAAAAAGGATCACTTGGCGGCATTACCATTATCGACGATTATGCACATCATCCTACCGAAATTGCTGCTACTTTAAAGGCTGCGCAGAATTATCCTCACGAAAGGGTTGTCTGTGTATTCCAGCCCCATACCTACACTCGTACCAAAGCATTCTTAAAGGATTTTGCTGCTTCTCTTTCCCATGCAGACATTGTCGTTCTGGCAGATATTTATGCTGCTCGCGAAAAGAATACGCTCGGCATCTCTTCGGAAGACCTTTTAAAAGAGCTTCAAGCGCTTGGATGTGAAAGCTATTATTTCCCATCTTTTGACGAGATTGAAAACTTTTTATTAAAAAAATGTATAAACGGCGACTTGTTGATAACTATGGGCGCCGGAGACATTGTCCAAGTGGGCGAACACCTTTTAGGACATTAGTTATCCACATTATCCACATTTCATTGGGGAAAACTTTCCCGTTGGAATGTGGATTTTTAGTTTACATAACCTTACTTCTGTTTTTTCTTCGTTTTTCCCTTTTTCTACTGCATTTTACGTTCCCTTTACTTGTTTACCATAATTATTTTTTCTTTTTTATCCACATTTTCCACACTTTCCACATTCTCTGAATCCCTTGATTTTACTAGGTTTTCACGAAAATTTCCACTTCTCTTTTTTTATTTTATGTGCTATACTCAATTTCACATGAAGATGTTTTAAAGGAAGGAATCACCATGTCTAACATAACTTTACATAAAGAAAATGGGAACTCCACAACAAATGTTCCTAATCGTTTTATTGATGAATATATGACCTCTGCTAACGGCGAGTTTGTAAAGATATACTTATATCTGCTTCGTTGCATGAATTCTCCTGACTGCAGTTTTTCTATTTCTAAAACTGCGGACAAGTTTGAACATACGGAAAAGGACGTAAAAAGGGCCTTAAAGTATTGGGAGAAGATGAACCTATTAAGATTGGAATATGACGAGAACAAAAATATTTCCAGTATTTATTTTACTGATTCTTCTAACTCATACCATATGCCACAACCTGCTTTTCCGCAGACCACAGAAAACGAAGTCACACCAACGCTCCATATGGAAGCTCCACAGGAACCTATATCTTCGCAGGTTCCCGAAGTTCCAAAAACCCCTTCCATGCCGCAGTATTCAGCAGATGATATGCTTCGTTTCCAAGAAAAAGAAGATGTACAGGAACTGTTTTTCGTAACAGAGAGTTATCTTGGACATCCATTAACACAATCTGACGTTCAGATTCTGCTGTTTTGGTATGACGAGCTTCATTTCTCTGCAGATGTAATTATTTTCCTGATTGAGCATGCAATCTCAAAAGGACACAAGAGTCTGCGCTACATGAATACAATTGCTTTAAGCTGGAACGATTCCAACGTTAAAACGGTAGAAGACGCACGTAACGCTGCTTCTTCTTACAGCAAGATTCACTATGCTGTGGCAAAAGCCTTCGGTATTCAGAACCGAAATCTTGTTTCCATTGAAATGGACTTCGTGAACAAATGGACACAGGAACTTGGTTATGGATTGGACATTATTTCAGAAGCTTGCAAACGTACGATTTTAGCTACTCATCAGCCTAATTTTGAATACGCAGATAAGATTCTCAC is a window from the Roseburia sp. 499 genome containing:
- a CDS encoding DnaD domain protein produces the protein MSNITLHKENGNSTTNVPNRFIDEYMTSANGEFVKIYLYLLRCMNSPDCSFSISKTADKFEHTEKDVKRALKYWEKMNLLRLEYDENKNISSIYFTDSSNSYHMPQPAFPQTTENEVTPTLHMEAPQEPISSQVPEVPKTPSMPQYSADDMLRFQEKEDVQELFFVTESYLGHPLTQSDVQILLFWYDELHFSADVIIFLIEHAISKGHKSLRYMNTIALSWNDSNVKTVEDARNAASSYSKIHYAVAKAFGIQNRNLVSIEMDFVNKWTQELGYGLDIISEACKRTILATHQPNFEYADKILTSWHDQKVCQLTDIIKIDTQRQKERNAAKVQKSSSPNKFNNFHQRTYDYDQLQNQLLNSQN